One part of the Enterococcus sp. DIV1094 genome encodes these proteins:
- a CDS encoding PTS transporter subunit EIIC: protein MIMPNLSIFIAWGLLSILTTITSGDLKQTLVHVTDWLIYLLLPILISYSGAKIFDQKAAVAGGVAVIGMVVVSDLPQIFGAMIIGLITGGIFYRVDRWLVPKVKPGYEMLVNNLMIGLIGGVVCLLGILVIQPLVEGSLSYVGRFVHWLIAQHLLPVVSLVLEPLKIFFLNNVINHGILTPLGMEMAQQEGHSILFLMEANPGPGIGILSAFLFAADREKSLKAGGALMIQAIGGIHEIYFPFVLMQPALFFAVMVGGATGTFVFQLFDSGLNAPVSPGSLVIILANTSPSQFAGVILGIVLSAFATFICALLFMEKRKPGESVIPERSQPMNQEPINQIIFACDAGMGSSAMGAAILKKKLMAQGINMPIDYRSIYDLRNHEKQLVIVQKALLPTAKEKAKESQLIAVEHFLEVESYLPLIKQQLHQTIAEEQIKEKREIKKQEGITVVFLYQEKRRGSQTMGMTILMDLAKEYQIDLTVKKTAVEDLVPEEEAIYLASESLAKAYQLEQFVDHLLIIDHFVSTKSYLSLVKEVDKDVFVTKRKTTIDRTHQ, encoded by the coding sequence ATGATCATGCCAAATCTTAGTATTTTTATTGCTTGGGGTTTGTTATCGATTCTGACAACGATCACATCAGGGGATTTAAAACAGACACTGGTTCATGTTACTGACTGGTTGATCTATCTGTTACTGCCCATTTTGATCAGTTATTCTGGGGCAAAGATTTTTGATCAAAAAGCGGCGGTAGCAGGCGGTGTTGCGGTTATTGGGATGGTCGTCGTTTCTGATCTGCCACAAATATTTGGCGCGATGATCATCGGTCTGATTACGGGAGGCATTTTTTATCGGGTAGATCGCTGGTTGGTCCCTAAAGTCAAACCTGGCTATGAGATGTTAGTGAATAACTTGATGATTGGACTAATTGGTGGTGTTGTTTGTCTTTTAGGCATACTAGTGATCCAACCACTTGTGGAAGGAAGCTTATCCTATGTTGGTCGCTTTGTTCATTGGCTTATTGCGCAACATTTATTGCCCGTCGTCAGTTTAGTACTAGAACCGTTAAAAATCTTCTTTTTGAATAATGTCATCAATCATGGGATCTTGACACCTTTAGGGATGGAAATGGCGCAACAGGAAGGACATTCGATTCTATTTTTGATGGAAGCCAATCCTGGTCCTGGAATAGGGATTTTAAGTGCATTTTTATTTGCTGCTGATCGAGAAAAAAGTCTCAAAGCAGGCGGTGCATTGATGATCCAAGCCATTGGAGGAATCCACGAGATTTATTTTCCTTTTGTCTTGATGCAACCCGCTCTTTTTTTTGCAGTCATGGTCGGTGGGGCAACAGGAACGTTTGTGTTCCAACTATTTGACAGTGGTTTGAATGCACCCGTTTCCCCAGGATCATTGGTGATTATTTTAGCAAATACGTCACCTTCACAATTTGCAGGTGTCATTTTGGGGATTGTCCTCAGTGCGTTTGCTACATTTATATGTGCCCTACTATTCATGGAAAAAAGAAAACCTGGGGAGTCAGTCATTCCGGAAAGGAGCCAACCGATGAATCAAGAACCAATCAATCAAATCATCTTTGCTTGTGATGCTGGGATGGGTTCTAGCGCAATGGGCGCAGCTATTTTGAAGAAAAAGCTGATGGCACAAGGGATAAACATGCCTATTGATTATCGATCGATTTACGATTTAAGGAATCATGAAAAACAATTGGTGATCGTCCAAAAAGCACTTCTCCCCACAGCAAAAGAAAAAGCGAAAGAGAGCCAGCTCATTGCTGTTGAGCATTTTTTAGAAGTTGAATCGTATCTACCATTGATCAAACAACAACTCCATCAAACGATCGCTGAAGAACAGATCAAAGAGAAACGAGAAATCAAAAAACAAGAGGGAATCACAGTTGTTTTTCTGTATCAAGAAAAGCGGCGAGGCTCCCAAACGATGGGGATGACGATTTTAATGGATCTAGCAAAAGAATATCAAATCGATCTAACCGTGAAAAAAACAGCTGTTGAAGATTTGGTACCTGAGGAAGAAGCCATCTATCTTGCGAGTGAAAGCTTGGCAAAAGCGTATCAGCTTGAACAATTCGTGGATCATTTGTTGATCATTGATCATTTTGTCAGTACTAAATCGTATCTATCATTAGTAAAGGAAGTGGATAAGGATGTATTTGTCACCAAGAGAAAAACAACTATTG
- the rbsU gene encoding ribose/proton symporter RbsU, translating to MNATALLIGLGPLLGWGLYPTIASKIGGRPVNQILGSTIGTLIFALIFAMINGMALPSGMDLVFSILSGVGWATAQIITFQSFTLIGSSRAMPITTAFQLLGASLWGVFALGNWPGTTAKVLGGLALVLIILGAWMTVWTEKKTKENSSLLKKAVLLLAVGEIGYWAYSAAPQATSIDGMHAFLPQAIGMVLVAVIYTAVLSMKGHEKSAFTEIVSYKQIFSGFFFAFAALTYLISAQPNMNGLATGFILSQTSVVLATLTGIWFLGQKKTKKEMTVTIIGLVLILVAATMTVLI from the coding sequence ATGAATGCAACAGCATTATTGATCGGTTTAGGGCCATTATTAGGGTGGGGGCTTTATCCAACGATTGCTTCGAAAATCGGCGGCCGTCCTGTAAACCAAATTCTAGGATCAACGATAGGAACTTTGATATTTGCACTTATTTTTGCCATGATCAATGGGATGGCATTGCCATCTGGAATGGATCTAGTGTTTTCTATTCTTTCAGGTGTTGGTTGGGCAACTGCTCAAATCATTACCTTCCAATCCTTCACGTTGATTGGTTCGTCTCGCGCGATGCCGATCACGACAGCTTTTCAACTACTAGGAGCTTCCTTATGGGGCGTGTTTGCGTTAGGCAATTGGCCAGGAACAACAGCTAAAGTGCTTGGTGGCTTAGCATTGGTCTTGATAATTTTAGGCGCATGGATGACTGTTTGGACCGAGAAAAAAACCAAGGAAAACAGCAGTTTATTGAAGAAAGCTGTTTTATTATTAGCAGTCGGTGAAATTGGTTATTGGGCATATTCAGCCGCACCTCAAGCAACATCGATCGATGGAATGCACGCTTTCTTGCCACAAGCAATCGGTATGGTTTTGGTAGCAGTCATCTATACGGCCGTATTAAGTATGAAAGGACACGAAAAATCAGCTTTCACTGAAATTGTTTCTTACAAACAAATTTTTTCTGGCTTCTTTTTCGCTTTTGCCGCTTTGACTTATTTGATCTCAGCTCAACCTAATATGAATGGGTTAGCTACTGGCTTTATCTTGTCTCAAACTTCGGTCGTTCTAGCAACATTGACCGGTATCTGGTTCTTAGGACAAAAGAAAACGAAAAAAGAAATGACCGTCACGATCATTGGTTTGGTCCTTATTTTAGTAGCAGCCACAATGACTGTTCTTATTTAA
- the rbsD gene encoding D-ribose pyranase: MKKTKVINSDISRVIAQMGHFDKLSIGDAGMPVPMTTEKIDLAVTQGVPSFMEVLRNVLSELAVQRIYLAEEIKKENPAILSEIQKEMPDTPITFIPHSEMKAELNNCHAFIRTGEMTPYANILLESGVVF; the protein is encoded by the coding sequence ATGAAGAAAACAAAAGTAATCAATTCAGATATCTCACGAGTGATTGCTCAAATGGGACATTTTGATAAATTAAGCATTGGGGATGCAGGGATGCCTGTACCGATGACGACTGAAAAAATCGATCTGGCAGTCACACAAGGTGTTCCTAGCTTTATGGAAGTTTTACGCAATGTATTATCAGAATTAGCTGTACAGCGCATTTATTTAGCAGAAGAAATCAAAAAAGAGAATCCTGCTATTCTTTCAGAAATCCAAAAAGAAATGCCGGATACACCGATTACTTTTATCCCACATAGTGAAATGAAAGCAGAGTTAAACAATTGTCACGCGTTTATTCGCACAGGTGAAATGACGCCGTATGCGAATATTTTATTAGAAAGTGGCGTCGTATTCTAA
- the rbsK gene encoding ribokinase, whose product MNTVTVIGSINLDRTIRVTYMPKPGETIHTKETFSAGGGKGANQAVAARRSDAKTYFIGGVGRDEAGKTMTELLEQEEIDISGVATLDNQATGQAYIIVDDQGENSIMIHAGANNAFTVAQVQENKEIIQKSDFIIAQFESAIEPTVEAFRIARANGVRTILNPAPALENVPDELLAVTDMIIPNETETEILTGITITDEKSLKEAAQVFHGLGIEAVIITIGSKGAYYDIADGASGIVPAFKVHAVDTTAAGDTFIGAMSSVLTKDFSNLEEAIRYGNQASSLTVQRFGAQPSIPYKHELI is encoded by the coding sequence ATGAATACTGTTACAGTTATCGGAAGTATCAATTTAGATCGGACGATTCGTGTGACCTACATGCCAAAACCGGGTGAAACGATCCACACGAAAGAAACTTTTTCAGCTGGCGGAGGTAAAGGAGCGAATCAGGCTGTTGCTGCCAGACGTTCTGATGCAAAAACTTACTTTATTGGTGGCGTTGGAAGAGATGAAGCAGGAAAAACGATGACAGAATTGCTTGAACAAGAAGAAATCGATATAAGTGGTGTAGCGACATTAGACAATCAAGCGACTGGTCAAGCCTATATCATTGTTGATGATCAAGGCGAAAACAGCATCATGATCCATGCTGGTGCAAACAACGCGTTTACCGTAGCACAAGTTCAAGAAAATAAAGAAATCATCCAAAAAAGCGATTTTATTATTGCCCAGTTTGAAAGCGCTATAGAACCAACGGTCGAAGCATTCCGGATTGCCCGGGCTAATGGAGTGAGAACGATTTTGAATCCCGCACCTGCTCTAGAAAACGTTCCTGACGAGTTATTAGCAGTGACAGACATGATCATTCCAAATGAAACAGAAACGGAAATCTTAACAGGTATTACCATTACCGATGAAAAGAGTTTGAAAGAGGCGGCACAAGTCTTTCATGGATTAGGAATTGAAGCCGTGATCATTACGATCGGCAGCAAAGGCGCCTACTACGATATTGCTGATGGTGCAAGTGGGATCGTGCCAGCTTTTAAAGTCCATGCGGTGGATACAACGGCTGCCGGTGATACATTTATCGGAGCGATGAGTAGTGTATTAACGAAAGATTTCAGTAACTTAGAAGAAGCCATCCGCTATGGAAATCAAGCCTCTTCTTTAACGGTTCAACGTTTTGGCGCACAACCTTCGATTCCGTATAAACATGAATTAATTTGA
- the manA gene encoding mannose-6-phosphate isomerase, class I translates to MQEPLFLKPVFQEKIWGGSRLRSVFGFDIPNDKIGEDWAISAHPHGVSVVENGPFKGWKLDDLWKEHKELFGQPTEPVFPLLIKILDAEDDLSVQVHPDDAYGMKHEGELGKTECWYIIDAEPGAEIIYGHHAKTREELAEMIKDGRWDDLLKKVPVKKGDFFYVPSGTIHAIGKGIMILETQQSSDTTYRVYDYDRKDDQGNTRELHIQQSIDVTTVPAQAPELQIKEIRQGNSSIVTYVETEFFNVYEWDIKGITSFKKQAPYTLMTVIDGAGELVVDNQTYPLEKGTSAILPSDITEWKVQGELSIIASEPGEKE, encoded by the coding sequence ATGCAAGAACCATTATTTTTAAAACCTGTTTTTCAAGAAAAAATCTGGGGAGGCAGTCGATTACGTAGTGTTTTTGGCTTTGATATCCCAAACGATAAAATTGGAGAGGATTGGGCGATCAGCGCACATCCTCATGGCGTCAGTGTCGTTGAAAATGGCCCATTCAAAGGTTGGAAATTAGATGATCTATGGAAAGAACATAAAGAATTGTTCGGTCAACCAACGGAACCTGTTTTTCCTTTATTGATCAAGATCCTAGATGCAGAAGATGATCTATCTGTCCAAGTACATCCTGATGACGCTTATGGTATGAAGCATGAAGGCGAGTTAGGAAAAACAGAATGCTGGTACATCATTGATGCGGAACCAGGAGCAGAAATCATTTATGGTCACCATGCAAAAACTCGAGAAGAGCTAGCTGAAATGATCAAAGACGGTCGCTGGGATGATCTGTTGAAAAAAGTTCCTGTCAAAAAAGGTGATTTTTTCTATGTTCCAAGTGGAACGATCCATGCCATCGGTAAAGGGATCATGATCTTAGAAACACAACAAAGCTCAGATACGACTTATCGTGTATACGATTATGATCGTAAAGATGACCAAGGGAACACACGAGAATTACACATCCAACAATCGATCGATGTGACAACCGTGCCAGCACAAGCCCCTGAATTGCAGATCAAAGAGATCCGTCAAGGAAACTCTTCGATCGTGACTTATGTGGAAACAGAATTTTTCAATGTTTACGAATGGGACATCAAAGGAATCACATCCTTCAAAAAACAAGCGCCTTATACATTGATGACAGTGATCGATGGGGCAGGCGAATTGGTCGTAGACAATCAAACATATCCGTTAGAAAAAGGAACAAGTGCGATTTTACCAAGCGATATCACAGAGTGGAAAGTTCAAGGCGAATTGTCGATCATCGCTTCTGAACCAGGAGAAAAAGAATAG
- a CDS encoding serine hydrolase domain-containing protein translates to MYPKTKEAILKKMNEGYYPGIVAAFIKGEEVEKVIAGDARIIPTTKPMTEDLLFDAASLTKVIATTSLVLRLLEDGKIELDEPLHTYLPTFENQTITIRHLLTHTSDIQTFIPDRDRLSQSELIAAYLKLQPGDQLGIDVRYTDAGTILLGLMLEEIFQEDAVVLFEEQVLAPLGMMNSLFLPRPSEKIVPTEQLPSGEVIHGLTHDPKARVLAEHAGNAGLFIDLADCQKFVQMYLRYGKLDAGHFLEETTIRSLLADHTPTGKGGRSLGWDLKQDKKDGHPLLFHTGYTGTFFLIDPIDQEAFIFLSNRLHPNDHREAYLQCRDEIIEIYLEEKALH, encoded by the coding sequence ATGTACCCTAAAACAAAAGAAGCGATACTAAAAAAAATGAATGAGGGATATTACCCAGGAATCGTTGCCGCTTTTATCAAAGGAGAAGAGGTTGAAAAGGTGATCGCAGGTGATGCACGAATCATTCCGACAACTAAACCGATGACAGAAGACTTACTCTTTGATGCGGCTTCACTGACAAAAGTGATAGCAACGACAAGTCTTGTCTTGCGATTGCTCGAAGATGGAAAAATCGAATTAGATGAACCGTTGCATACGTATTTGCCAACTTTTGAGAATCAAACGATCACGATTCGTCATTTGTTGACGCATACCTCAGACATCCAAACATTTATTCCGGATCGAGATCGTCTTTCACAATCCGAGTTGATTGCAGCTTACTTAAAACTTCAACCTGGCGATCAATTAGGGATAGACGTCCGTTATACGGATGCAGGCACGATTTTATTAGGCTTGATGTTAGAGGAGATTTTTCAAGAAGATGCAGTCGTGCTTTTTGAAGAACAAGTATTGGCACCATTAGGCATGATGAACAGCTTGTTCTTACCCCGTCCTTCAGAAAAGATCGTTCCGACTGAACAACTCCCTTCTGGTGAGGTGATCCATGGCTTGACACATGATCCAAAAGCGCGAGTATTGGCAGAACATGCGGGAAATGCAGGTCTATTTATTGATCTGGCGGATTGTCAGAAATTCGTCCAAATGTATCTCCGTTATGGCAAACTTGATGCAGGCCATTTTTTAGAGGAAACAACGATCCGTTCGTTATTAGCGGATCATACCCCGACTGGAAAAGGTGGTCGTTCACTAGGATGGGATCTAAAACAAGATAAAAAAGATGGACATCCACTATTGTTCCATACAGGGTATACAGGAACCTTTTTCCTGATCGATCCGATCGACCAAGAAGCGTTCATCTTTTTATCGAATCGCTTGCATCCAAACGATCATCGTGAAGCATATCTTCAATGTCGCGATGAAATCATTGAAATTTATTTAGAAGAGAAAGCGTTACACTGA
- a CDS encoding VOC family protein, with protein sequence MKVFDLGSTTYLKSIAIRVKDRDKMIEFYKDTIGFDLKREENELAIFGTVENDSELLLLEESPRANDHFGEVKKLNRFSLIIPTLEEMADVLYRIRQTNQTIEEALESDGRIGILLKDPEGNFLEIYHEAPEALQQQAVEQLDQEALLRQSNERFTKLSAGTYFQKVHLNVLDMEKEQEFLSELLGLTVHKEEEKEFILNKGDFHVGLTQSDSPVIALPTDEVLGLDFLKFVIDPESMQRLIEHLNKETIDFYIDKKQKVLTLYDAVGIEWWFVDETKATNIIQ encoded by the coding sequence ATGAAAGTTTTTGATTTGGGGTCTACTACTTATTTGAAAAGTATTGCAATACGTGTAAAAGACCGTGATAAAATGATCGAATTTTATAAAGACACGATCGGTTTTGATTTAAAGAGGGAAGAAAATGAATTAGCGATTTTCGGTACGGTAGAAAATGACAGCGAGCTGTTATTATTAGAGGAAAGTCCACGAGCAAATGATCACTTTGGGGAAGTCAAAAAGCTCAATCGTTTTTCTTTGATCATTCCAACGTTAGAGGAGATGGCAGATGTGCTTTACCGCATTCGTCAAACGAATCAAACGATCGAAGAAGCATTGGAAAGTGACGGACGCATCGGTATCTTATTAAAAGATCCTGAAGGTAACTTTTTAGAGATCTATCATGAGGCACCAGAAGCTTTACAGCAACAAGCGGTGGAACAATTAGATCAAGAAGCACTATTGCGACAATCAAATGAGCGCTTCACGAAATTATCCGCTGGTACTTATTTCCAAAAAGTCCACCTAAACGTCTTAGATATGGAAAAGGAACAAGAGTTTCTATCAGAACTTTTAGGTTTGACCGTCCATAAAGAGGAAGAAAAAGAATTTATCTTGAATAAAGGTGATTTTCATGTAGGACTGACTCAATCTGACAGCCCAGTGATCGCCTTACCGACGGATGAGGTCCTAGGATTAGACTTTTTGAAATTTGTCATTGATCCAGAAAGTATGCAACGTTTGATTGAACATTTGAACAAAGAAACGATTGATTTTTACATCGACAAAAAACAAAAAGTTTTGACTTTGTATGATGCTGTCGGCATCGAATGGTGGTTCGTAGACGAAACAAAAGCAACCAATATCATCCAATGA
- a CDS encoding ABC transporter ATP-binding protein, whose product MSKTNNRPPQGPMGGGPGRNIGAKGEKAKNFWGTVRRLFGYMSKRSVAIIAVFVLAIAAVVFQIQTPKVLGKATTEIFNGVMLGARQMQEGQQVTKFPIDFDKIAQIIATVIVMYLISAVFNFLQQFIMTRVSQRTVYELRHDLETKMNRVPISYYDTHTNGDIMSRAINDMDNIASTLQQNLTQFVTSAVTLIGVIVMMLSISWQLTLVALLMIPLSLIIVMVIAPKSQVFFADQQKSLGLLNNQVEETYAGHTIVQTFNHTAKDQAVFEIENQNLYAAGWKAQFISAIIMPLMNFVKNLGYVFVAVLGGIKVANGNMALGDVQAFLQYTTQFSQPITQLASLMNTIQSTVASAERVFEVLDEEEMTNEKSGLPVEENTPYKVRFENVQFGYTPDHLLMKDFNLDVKPGEMVAIVGPTGAGKTTLINLLERFYDVSGGSIRYDGVDTRDVSRDVLRAQFSMVLQDTWLFTGTIYDNIKYGNDDATDEQVIEAAKAAHVDEFVRKLPDGYDTILNEDASNISQGQRQLITIARAFLANPDVLILDEATSSVDTRTEILIQKAMNRLLKNRTSFVVAHRLSTIRDADNIIVMNQGSIVETGNHDTLMEKDGFYADLYNSQFTEEAS is encoded by the coding sequence ATGAGCAAAACAAACAACCGACCTCCTCAAGGCCCAATGGGTGGTGGACCAGGACGAAACATTGGTGCTAAAGGAGAAAAAGCAAAAAACTTTTGGGGGACTGTTCGACGGTTATTTGGCTATATGTCTAAGCGTTCAGTAGCGATCATCGCTGTATTTGTCTTAGCGATTGCAGCTGTCGTCTTCCAGATCCAAACACCAAAAGTCTTAGGGAAAGCAACAACAGAAATCTTCAACGGCGTCATGCTTGGTGCAAGACAAATGCAAGAAGGGCAACAAGTCACGAAATTCCCGATCGATTTTGACAAGATTGCTCAGATCATTGCGACAGTTATTGTGATGTATTTGATTTCGGCAGTGTTCAACTTCTTACAACAGTTCATCATGACACGCGTATCTCAACGTACGGTCTATGAGTTACGCCATGATTTAGAGACAAAAATGAACCGTGTACCGATCTCTTACTATGATACACATACGAATGGTGATATCATGTCTCGAGCAATCAATGACATGGACAACATTGCCAGCACTTTACAACAAAACTTGACTCAATTTGTTACAAGTGCAGTCACACTGATCGGGGTCATCGTCATGATGTTATCCATCAGCTGGCAATTGACATTAGTGGCATTGTTGATGATTCCATTAAGTTTGATCATTGTCATGGTCATTGCACCCAAGTCACAAGTTTTCTTCGCAGATCAACAAAAGAGTTTAGGGTTGCTAAACAACCAAGTAGAGGAAACTTATGCAGGACATACGATCGTCCAAACGTTTAACCATACAGCAAAAGACCAAGCAGTCTTTGAAATTGAAAATCAAAACTTATATGCTGCTGGTTGGAAAGCGCAGTTTATCTCAGCAATCATCATGCCACTGATGAACTTCGTCAAAAATCTAGGTTACGTCTTTGTGGCTGTTCTCGGTGGGATCAAAGTAGCAAATGGGAATATGGCATTAGGGGATGTGCAAGCATTCCTACAATATACGACACAATTTTCTCAACCAATCACACAATTGGCAAGCTTGATGAATACGATCCAATCAACAGTCGCTTCTGCCGAACGTGTCTTTGAAGTCTTAGACGAAGAAGAAATGACGAATGAAAAATCTGGTCTTCCAGTCGAAGAAAACACACCGTACAAAGTTCGTTTTGAAAATGTACAGTTTGGTTATACACCAGACCATTTATTGATGAAGGATTTCAATCTGGATGTGAAGCCGGGAGAAATGGTTGCAATCGTTGGTCCGACTGGTGCTGGTAAAACGACCTTGATCAATTTATTGGAACGTTTTTATGATGTTTCAGGCGGAAGTATCCGTTATGACGGTGTCGATACGAGAGACGTTTCTCGTGATGTTTTACGTGCCCAGTTTTCAATGGTCCTTCAAGACACATGGCTGTTTACTGGAACGATTTATGATAATATCAAATATGGGAATGATGATGCGACAGATGAACAAGTGATCGAAGCCGCTAAAGCTGCCCATGTTGATGAATTTGTTCGTAAATTGCCTGATGGTTATGATACGATATTAAACGAAGATGCAAGTAATATCTCACAAGGGCAACGTCAATTGATCACGATTGCTCGAGCTTTCTTAGCAAATCCAGATGTCTTGATCCTAGATGAAGCAACATCAAGTGTTGATACACGTACGGAGATCTTGATCCAAAAAGCGATGAACCGCTTATTGAAAAACCGTACCAGCTTTGTAGTAGCTCATCGCCTATCAACGATTCGTGATGCGGATAATATCATCGTGATGAATCAAGGCTCGATCGTTGAAACAGGCAATCATGATACGCTCATGGAAAAAGATGGGTTTTATGCAGATCTATACAACAGTCAGTTTACAGAAGAAGCTTCATAA